DNA from Paraburkholderia sp. ZP32-5:
GAGCCGGCGGTAAATTCGACGCTGGTCGTGTATTGCGCGGTATCGAAGCCGGCCGGACTGCCTTCCGAGCAGAACACCAGCGTCTTGTCCGGCAGCGTGGCCGCCTGCGACGCGGCGGGAGCTAAGCCGCTCGCGGCCACCGCGAACGCGGCGAGAGCGGGAAGGCAGAACTGGTGAAGCGCGAGTAGGCGTTGTGCCGCAGTCTTTCTTGTCACTGTCATATCGTCCTCCGCACAGCAGCCGGGTTAGCTGCGTTTCGATGATAGACAGCACAAAAATGGGCTTCAACAGGGGTTACCACGTTATTTGACGCGGGTTCGGGCTTGGGATCATCAGCCGCGCCGGGCTGCTGAATGGACTAGTGCAGCAAGTTTGGCGTCAGCCCCAGGTCATCGGCCGCTTTCGCGAGACGCTTGTCCCGCGTCCAAACCGTCGTTCCAGGCTGCAAGCGCGCAGAGGCCAGCAACGACGTATCCACGTAGCCGATGCCACGGTTGAACAGTCCTTCGCGCTCGATCAGGAACAGCGTCTCCTCGGGCGTTGCGACGAGCGCGCTCGGCAAATCCTGCAATGCGCCAAGCACGGCTTGACGATTTCGCAGGCTGCCGAGAGAGATCTCGGCAATCACGAACGGGTGAACGAGCACCTGGCCATTTGCCAGCAGACCGACCAGCACTGGATCGGATGCGTTGATATGGTCGATCCAGACGGACGTATCGACCAGGATCATTCCGCATCCTGCCGACGACGCGGAGCGGCTTTGATACCGGGCTCGCTCCCGCCAAGATTGATCAGCCGTTTGGCTGCTTCGCGCTCAATCAGGGCTTTGAGCGCCTCGCGCACGAGCGCCGATTTTTCTTCGACGCCCGTATAGGCTTGGGCCTTGGACAGCAAATCGTCATCGAGGGCGATCGTGGTTCGCATGGTCACTCCTGGCAAGTGCCTATCGACTGATAGGCACACATTTTAGCATTGAATGATGCCGATAATGATGCCAACC
Protein-coding regions in this window:
- a CDS encoding type II toxin-antitoxin system VapB family antitoxin, with protein sequence MRTTIALDDDLLSKAQAYTGVEEKSALVREALKALIEREAAKRLINLGGSEPGIKAAPRRRQDAE
- a CDS encoding type II toxin-antitoxin system VapC family toxin; protein product: MILVDTSVWIDHINASDPVLVGLLANGQVLVHPFVIAEISLGSLRNRQAVLGALQDLPSALVATPEETLFLIEREGLFNRGIGYVDTSLLASARLQPGTTVWTRDKRLAKAADDLGLTPNLLH